The nucleotide window AGTTGTCAAGTACGTGGGGGTAGACCTCGTCAGCTTTTTTTGCAAGTTCCTTCTTCGTCCTCTCATTCTCTTCCTTTATAAACTCCTCCGTCCTCTTGTCATTTAAGTCCTCCAAATAAGCAAACTCGTCTTCCATACAAGTATAAATAAACAACATTCATTAGTATTATTTTTATTAGTATAATTAGTAATAAGAAAATCTCATTACTAAAGTGAGGATTAGGGTGCGTAAAGCCTCGTTAAGGGAATAGATAGCCCAATACTTATATGTCCCTTTGTCGAGACATTTTTAACGACGTTAATGACGCTCTTCCCAGGTCAATTGATGGCTTAATGGGTTTTAGGGGAGAGTACCTGCCATCATTTCTCTTTCATCGGATCTTGAGGTGCCTTGTGATAGTGCCCCACTTTCTAGAGTGGGCATCTGACCCACTTGTCTGTCCGCCAAATGTAGTCTCGAACCGGTGGTGGGAACGGTGAGCCCTCCGGAAGGGAATCCTCGTATCTTCTGGGGGGAGTCAGATCAGTTACTAGGTAGATTACGGAAAAAAGCCCCGTAATAGTCTATGTTAAAATAACTCCGCGGGTTTCCAGTCCTTTCGCGTTTAAGAAGTCGTAAAAGGACTTGTCCATAGTGAGCAAGGGTAGTCCGGTACTCTTATAAGCGGAGTAAAGGATCGCATCGAATATATCGTTCCAGCCCGTGTTTATTATTTGAAAAACGGTGCTTATATCGGTCTGGTCTAACGGGATCAGTCTCACATTAGCAGTTATGTATGACAAGCCTTTAATCACGTCCTCAGGGACTTCCTTTATTTTTAACTTTTTTACTTCCTTAATTATCACCGCTATGAGTTCAGTCAGCATAAGTGAAGGGTAATATAGGCTTTTACCCTCTAAGAGGTCTTCTTTAACACACCTGACTTTTACCCCTACGAATGGTAACAAGAACAAAGTGTCAACTATTAATTCCGAGAGCTTTGCTAACCTCTTCTCCAACCTCTTCTACCTCGTCCGGGTCGACCTCAGTCCAGTAC belongs to Stygiolobus caldivivus and includes:
- a CDS encoding PIN domain-containing protein, translated to MEKRLAKLSELIVDTLFLLPFVGVKVRCVKEDLLEGKSLYYPSLMLTELIAVIIKEVKKLKIKEVPEDVIKGLSYITANVRLIPLDQTDISTVFQIINTGWNDIFDAILYSAYKSTGLPLLTMDKSFYDFLNAKGLETRGVILT